A window from Telopea speciosissima isolate NSW1024214 ecotype Mountain lineage chromosome 8, Tspe_v1, whole genome shotgun sequence encodes these proteins:
- the LOC122672184 gene encoding probable strigolactone esterase DAD2 — MVLMMEKSLWSSMNAKIIGSGKECVVLAHGYGGDQSVWEKIVPHLTKSRYRVLVFDWSFSGSVNDLNLFDLDKYSSLEAFADDLIVLMDEMNLTSSVLIGHSMSGMVGCIASIKRPHLFKKLILLGASPR; from the coding sequence ATGGTACTGATGATGGAGAAGAGTCTTTGGAGCTCCATGAACGCAAAAATAATTGGATCAGGGAAAGAGTGTGTGGTGTTAGCTCATGGGTATGGAGGAGATCAATCGGTTTGGGAGAAAATAGTTCCACACTTGACCAAAAGTCGTTACCGTGTGCTTGTCTTCGATTGGAGCTTCTCGGGTTCTGTGAACGATCTGAACCTCTTCGATCTTGATAAGTATTCTTCGTTAGAGGCCTTCGCTGACGACCTTATTGTTCTCATGGATGAGATGAACTTGACTTCCTCTGTTCTTATTGGCCACTCTATGTCTGGTATGGTTGGTTGCATTGCCTCTATTAAACGACCTCATCTCTTCAAGAAGCTCATACTCCTTGGAGCTTCTCCTAGGTAG